One stretch of Amycolatopsis sp. NBC_00345 DNA includes these proteins:
- a CDS encoding UDP-N-acetylmuramoyl-L-alanyl-D-glutamate--2,6-diaminopimelate ligase yields MKAVPAPPRPARIEPVPLATLLARAGARLIADRPEAADLAVAGTTLRAQHVLPGDLFAGLPGARAHGADFSDQAVAAGATAVLTDPAGAERPALRDAGVPILVHPDPRAALGEIAAWIYGEPSLRLSVLGVTGTAGKTTTSYLVDAGLRAAGLTTGLIGTVETRIAGERLVSGFTTPEAPDLQALLAVMLERGVTHVPMEVSSHALALGRANGTRFAVGAFTNLSQDHLDFHHDMAEYFAAKSLLFDGRSTTEVVVVDNAWGQMLLTPQTVTVSIEPGTDAAWRASDIEATPAGEQTFTLHGPDGLTAAAKIPLPGTFNVANAVLAAAILGSAGVGLADIVGGLGSVEVPGRMERVYLGQDFTAVVDYAHKPAAVAQGLDALRARTDGRIITVLGCGGDRDTAKRPMMGEAAARRSDVLIVTDDNPRSEDPDAIRAAMLAGARGVGPSHGGEVLEVGDRRAAITHAVSLARAGDIVFIAGKGHETGQEIQGVVHPFSDRDELEAAIRKHLEVSA; encoded by the coding sequence GTGAAGGCGGTCCCCGCGCCGCCGCGCCCGGCCCGGATCGAACCGGTGCCGCTGGCCACCCTGCTCGCCCGCGCGGGCGCGCGGCTCATCGCCGACCGCCCCGAAGCGGCCGACCTCGCCGTCGCCGGAACCACGCTGCGCGCTCAGCACGTACTGCCCGGCGACCTGTTCGCCGGCCTGCCCGGCGCCCGCGCGCACGGTGCCGACTTCAGCGACCAGGCCGTGGCCGCCGGCGCCACCGCGGTGCTCACCGACCCGGCCGGCGCCGAGCGGCCCGCCCTGCGCGACGCGGGCGTCCCGATCCTCGTGCACCCGGACCCCCGGGCCGCGCTCGGCGAGATCGCCGCCTGGATCTACGGCGAGCCCTCGCTGCGGCTGTCCGTGCTGGGCGTCACCGGCACCGCGGGCAAGACCACCACCTCCTACCTGGTCGACGCCGGGCTGCGCGCGGCCGGGCTGACCACCGGCCTGATCGGCACGGTGGAGACCCGGATCGCGGGCGAGCGCCTGGTCAGCGGCTTCACCACGCCGGAGGCGCCGGACCTGCAGGCGCTGCTCGCGGTGATGCTGGAGCGCGGCGTCACGCACGTGCCGATGGAGGTCTCCAGCCACGCGCTCGCGCTGGGCCGGGCGAACGGCACCCGGTTCGCGGTCGGCGCGTTCACCAACCTCTCCCAGGACCACCTGGACTTCCACCACGACATGGCGGAGTACTTCGCCGCCAAGTCGCTGCTGTTCGACGGCCGCTCCACCACCGAGGTCGTCGTGGTGGACAACGCGTGGGGCCAGATGCTGCTCACGCCGCAGACGGTGACCGTGTCGATCGAGCCCGGCACCGACGCCGCGTGGCGCGCCTCGGACATCGAGGCGACCCCGGCGGGGGAGCAGACCTTCACCCTGCACGGCCCGGACGGGCTGACCGCGGCGGCGAAGATCCCGCTGCCCGGCACGTTCAACGTGGCCAACGCCGTGCTCGCCGCCGCGATCCTGGGCAGCGCCGGGGTCGGCCTGGCCGACATCGTCGGCGGGCTCGGCTCGGTCGAGGTGCCCGGCCGGATGGAGCGGGTCTACCTGGGCCAGGACTTCACCGCGGTGGTCGACTACGCGCACAAGCCCGCGGCCGTGGCCCAGGGCCTCGACGCGCTGCGGGCGCGCACCGACGGCCGGATCATCACCGTGCTCGGCTGCGGCGGCGACCGCGACACCGCGAAGCGCCCGATGATGGGGGAGGCCGCCGCGCGCCGCAGCGACGTGCTGATCGTGACCGACGACAACCCGCGTTCCGAGGACCCCGACGCGATCCGCGCGGCGATGCTCGCGGGCGCCCGCGGCGTCGGGCCGTCGCACGGCGGCGAGGTGCTGGAGGTCGGCGACCGCCGCGCGGCCATCACCCACGCCGTTTCGCTCGCCCGCGCGGGTGACATCGTCTTCATCGCCGGCAAGGGCCACGAGACCGGTCAGGAGATCCAGGGTGTGGTGCACCCGTTCTCCGACCGGGACGAGCTCGAGGCCGCCATTCGCAAGCATCTCGAGGTGAGTGCGTGA